A region of the Microcystis aeruginosa FD4 genome:
TCAATTTCTTCTTGATGGTCAAAATAGTAACCCATGACTGCATGAGCTTCGGCTAGGGTTAAATAAAGGTGTTGACGACAGATTTCTTCTACCGACCAACCATAGGCGATGTAGTCCATGACAATTTGAGCAACGCGGATACGCGGTAATCTTTGTAAATGTGCGGGTTGGTCGTCACTTTTTTCTATGTGTGGATAGGTTAGAGCTAACATAGGGCCTCTAGTTAATTGATTTGACCTATTCTAACAGTTTTAGGCGTTGCTGAATCAAGATATGGAT
Encoded here:
- a CDS encoding DUF433 domain-containing protein, which produces MLALTYPHIEKSDDQPAHLQRLPRIRVAQIVMDYIAYGWSVEEICRQHLYLTLAEAHAVMGYYFDHQEEIDQEITLEWQQVQENMTNQAAKSPFYVRMKAKGLL